From a region of the Paenibacillus lutimineralis genome:
- a CDS encoding Cof-type HAD-IIB family hydrolase translates to MDVQIIAVDMDGTFLNDHKDYNRDRFLEQYAQMKAKGIRFVVASGNQYYQLRSFFPEIEHEIAFVAENGAYIIDGKEEVFTGRMSDETIAKTLELLKHYPSSNIALCGKQSAYMRHDESDDYYNYSKQYYHRLKRVENLTSIEDQLFKFALRFPLEDLDQALVNLNHELGEEVTAVSCGYGDVDIIVTGIHKAHGIQLLQQRWQVADDKTAAFGDSGNDAEMLRHVHYSYAMEHASELVKRTAKYQIGSNNAEAVLDAIDQLLDK, encoded by the coding sequence ATGGATGTACAAATCATCGCCGTAGACATGGATGGCACGTTTCTGAATGACCATAAGGATTATAATCGAGATCGCTTTCTGGAACAATATGCACAGATGAAAGCAAAAGGCATTCGGTTTGTTGTGGCTAGCGGAAATCAATATTATCAGCTGCGGTCGTTTTTTCCTGAAATTGAGCATGAAATTGCTTTTGTTGCGGAGAATGGCGCTTATATTATAGACGGAAAAGAGGAAGTGTTCACAGGCCGAATGTCGGATGAGACGATTGCGAAGACACTAGAGCTTCTAAAACACTACCCTTCCTCGAACATTGCATTATGCGGCAAACAAAGTGCTTACATGCGGCATGATGAATCAGATGACTATTATAACTATTCGAAACAATATTACCATCGTTTAAAGAGAGTAGAGAATCTAACGTCTATTGAAGATCAATTGTTTAAATTTGCCCTTCGTTTCCCACTTGAAGATCTGGATCAAGCACTTGTGAACCTGAACCATGAGTTAGGGGAAGAAGTTACGGCCGTATCATGCGGTTATGGGGATGTGGATATTATTGTAACGGGCATTCATAAGGCGCATGGAATTCAGCTTCTTCAGCAAAGATGGCAGGTTGCGGACGATAAGACAGCAGCTTTTGGAGATAGTGGCAATGATGCTGAAATGTTAAGGCATGTACATTATAGCTATGCGATGGAACATGCAAGTGAACTTGTAAAGAGGACGGCGAAATATCAGATCGGTTCGAATAATGCCGAAGCTGTGCTGGATGCGATAGACCAGCTATTAGATAAATAA
- a CDS encoding MFS transporter produces the protein MRTFAFASYSLYFLAGLVITTIGSVMPQLLAHYEQSYTVGGQMVFVSAVGFIMGVPISAWLMKVLKKEKYVLALSAIVIAIAQFSVWSLPPFGWVVALNFLNSVGTAAIECVVATLMMEVFVGRRAVVMSYLEVSFGIGALCMPLIASVLIANQAWRYSFLVTGCLGIIMAVIWGFISFTKEETEGAKSLDADIAPPPMFKTKQMKRYILFAFVFLIFIYSGIEGSLNHFMSSIFLNHLEVIPYYASLSISLFWIAMVIGRAATGWIIRKVNYASYLRWSMFGTLVVIVLFALSRDAVVGFILVILMGFTMSGVYSITMVYANHTLPGMTRLVTSLITAFAGFGAAVFPALIGYSMDHSGIVSALWYMAGFAAIYLIILLLGIGRFYRNQSNVTIN, from the coding sequence ATGAGAACCTTTGCGTTCGCTTCGTATTCATTGTATTTTCTAGCAGGACTTGTCATTACAACGATCGGTTCTGTGATGCCGCAATTGCTTGCTCACTATGAGCAATCTTATACGGTTGGCGGGCAGATGGTATTCGTGAGTGCAGTCGGCTTTATTATGGGCGTGCCAATTTCGGCATGGCTCATGAAAGTATTGAAAAAGGAAAAATATGTACTCGCTCTCTCTGCGATCGTCATTGCGATTGCGCAGTTCAGTGTATGGTCACTTCCGCCGTTCGGCTGGGTTGTGGCATTAAATTTCTTGAATAGTGTCGGTACAGCAGCAATCGAGTGTGTTGTTGCGACATTGATGATGGAAGTATTCGTGGGCCGTCGAGCTGTGGTGATGAGTTATCTTGAGGTCTCGTTCGGGATCGGTGCGCTCTGTATGCCACTCATCGCTAGTGTATTGATTGCGAATCAGGCTTGGCGGTATTCCTTCCTCGTGACAGGATGTCTTGGAATCATTATGGCAGTCATATGGGGCTTCATCTCTTTTACCAAGGAGGAAACGGAAGGCGCGAAATCTTTGGATGCCGACATTGCCCCGCCACCCATGTTCAAGACTAAGCAGATGAAGCGCTACATTCTCTTCGCATTCGTCTTCTTGATTTTCATTTACAGTGGGATTGAGGGGAGCCTGAATCATTTCATGTCCTCCATCTTCCTGAATCATTTAGAGGTTATCCCTTACTACGCCTCGTTAAGTATTAGCTTGTTCTGGATAGCGATGGTGATTGGCAGGGCTGCTACAGGTTGGATTATTCGAAAAGTAAATTATGCGAGTTATTTGCGCTGGAGTATGTTCGGCACCCTCGTAGTGATCGTCCTGTTTGCGTTATCTAGGGATGCTGTCGTCGGCTTTATCCTAGTCATCCTAATGGGCTTCACGATGTCTGGTGTTTATTCGATCACCATGGTATATGCGAATCATACGTTGCCTGGTATGACGCGTCTCGTTACCAGTCTAATTACAGCTTTTGCCGGTTTTGGAGCCGCGGTCTTCCCTGCACTGATTGGATATTCGATGGACCATTCAGGTATAGTGTCTGCGCTGTGGTATATGGCTGGCTTTGCGGCGATCTATTTGATCATACTGCTGCTAGGTATCGGCAGATTCTATCGTAATCAATCGAACGTGACTATAAATTAA
- a CDS encoding LacI family DNA-binding transcriptional regulator yields the protein MANIKDVARMAGVSIATVSRVLNEYPYVAKDKQEKVMAVIKELNYSVNGNAVKLSKGKTNTIGVIVPYNNNSCYDELINGILKKAHELHYQVLLLPSYYENVIERDYLTLLKKKMIDGILLTSHTLHPEQILALSEWGKVVCCEACPVELIPSVFPDRFAAYNEVFTYFKNKGYKRIHFTSGRDFQSSPSTRLRIQAYQETIAEAYESQFFDQCFDYQDGKRVGDLMFRNSTVPDAIFTNGDEVAAGIIASAQTHGYSYPQDFEIIGEENTPLSEILGFPSVDYHQTAIGEQAVSLLLSDEYARIQVRHQLNFRARTEASALSRCPG from the coding sequence ATGGCGAATATCAAAGATGTCGCTAGAATGGCAGGTGTCTCGATTGCAACCGTATCCCGCGTTCTCAATGAGTATCCTTATGTCGCCAAGGACAAGCAAGAAAAGGTTATGGCGGTTATCAAGGAATTGAATTATTCGGTGAATGGCAACGCGGTAAAGCTAAGCAAAGGCAAGACAAATACCATTGGTGTCATTGTCCCGTATAACAATAACTCTTGTTATGACGAACTCATTAACGGCATTCTGAAGAAAGCGCATGAGCTGCATTATCAAGTTCTCCTGCTGCCCTCGTATTATGAGAACGTCATAGAGAGAGACTATCTTACCTTATTGAAAAAGAAAATGATCGATGGAATCCTACTCACTTCACATACACTTCATCCTGAGCAGATCTTAGCCTTGTCCGAGTGGGGGAAAGTCGTATGCTGCGAGGCTTGCCCCGTCGAGCTTATCCCGTCTGTGTTCCCAGATCGATTTGCAGCGTATAACGAAGTCTTCACTTATTTCAAGAACAAAGGCTATAAGCGGATACATTTCACATCGGGGAGAGACTTTCAATCGAGTCCTAGCACGCGATTACGTATTCAAGCGTATCAAGAAACCATCGCCGAAGCGTATGAAAGTCAGTTCTTCGACCAGTGCTTCGACTATCAAGATGGGAAAAGAGTTGGAGACCTCATGTTTCGAAATTCGACCGTCCCGGATGCGATTTTTACGAATGGAGATGAAGTCGCTGCAGGAATTATAGCTTCCGCCCAGACACACGGCTATAGTTACCCGCAAGATTTCGAGATTATTGGCGAGGAGAATACGCCATTAAGTGAAATATTAGGTTTTCCGAGTGTGGATTATCATCAGACTGCAATTGGCGAGCAAGCTGTCTCGTTATTACTAAGCGATGAATATGCTCGAATTCAGGTTCGACATCAACTCAACTTCAGAGCTCGAACAGAAGCAAGTGCGTTGTCCCGTTGTCCTGGATGA
- a CDS encoding DUF6254 family protein: MANQKRRKEAAWKSRKQEQHPHGKIKSLKELSSE; encoded by the coding sequence ATGGCTAACCAGAAGAGAAGAAAGGAAGCTGCCTGGAAGTCTCGGAAGCAAGAACAGCATCCTCATGGCAAGATCAAATCGTTAAAGGAATTGTCCAGCGAATAG
- a CDS encoding macrolide family glycosyltransferase: MARVLFINGGSEGHINPTIGVVQELISRGEEVVYFCIEAFRERMEKTGAIVRTFDDQKFIKAFISGGRNYLLERINGLLLTADIVIPSVLEQIKGEHFDYIIHDSMFGCGRLIAQILKLPAISSCTTFAETEASVNQTLESFMTEAPAEIVRPIQDKFQSLTEMVKDKYGVETPSPYEVYCNPAPMTLVYTTREFQPKAGSFDSSYKFVGPSISARFNQDSFDFTEIKENSSIYISLGTVFNQAVNFYQLCFEAFKDTNHTIIMSVGDRVQISDLGDIPSNFIVKNYVPQTDVLQYVKLFITHGGMNSTHEGLYYGVPLIVIPQSADQPIIAEQVAHIEAGMKLQMQSLPVDQLRAAADHVLSQSTFKMAAARMKDSLRSSGGYRQAVDEIINFIS; the protein is encoded by the coding sequence ATGGCGCGTGTGTTATTTATTAATGGCGGGTCGGAAGGACATATTAACCCAACGATTGGGGTGGTACAGGAGCTTATATCACGTGGCGAAGAGGTCGTGTACTTCTGTATAGAAGCTTTCCGTGAGCGGATGGAGAAGACGGGGGCGATAGTTCGAACCTTTGACGATCAGAAGTTTATTAAAGCTTTTATCTCAGGCGGTAGAAATTATTTACTCGAAAGAATCAACGGGCTTTTACTTACAGCCGATATCGTTATCCCTAGTGTTCTTGAACAAATTAAGGGGGAGCATTTTGATTATATCATCCATGACTCCATGTTCGGCTGTGGACGGCTCATCGCTCAAATTCTTAAGCTGCCGGCTATTAGCTCGTGCACTACTTTTGCCGAGACCGAAGCCTCCGTTAATCAGACACTAGAATCGTTTATGACAGAAGCTCCTGCAGAGATCGTTAGACCGATCCAAGATAAATTTCAAAGTCTGACGGAGATGGTGAAGGATAAATATGGAGTAGAGACTCCATCGCCTTACGAAGTGTATTGTAATCCCGCTCCAATGACCCTAGTATATACAACCAGAGAGTTTCAACCCAAGGCGGGATCATTCGATTCATCTTATAAATTTGTTGGACCATCCATCTCTGCACGGTTCAATCAAGACAGCTTTGACTTTACGGAGATTAAGGAGAACAGCTCCATTTATATCTCGCTGGGAACCGTCTTTAACCAAGCCGTGAATTTCTATCAGCTCTGTTTCGAGGCCTTCAAGGACACGAATCATACGATTATCATGTCTGTCGGCGATCGAGTCCAGATATCTGACCTAGGGGACATTCCTAGTAATTTCATCGTGAAAAATTATGTTCCGCAAACAGATGTACTTCAATATGTGAAGTTGTTTATTACCCATGGCGGGATGAATAGTACCCATGAAGGACTCTATTATGGCGTACCACTCATTGTCATTCCACAAAGTGCGGATCAGCCAATCATTGCTGAGCAGGTGGCGCATATTGAAGCGGGCATGAAGTTACAAATGCAGTCCTTACCAGTAGATCAACTCCGTGCGGCGGCAGATCATGTGCTGAGCCAATCCACCTTCAAAATGGCTGCTGCAAGGATGAAGGATTCTCTACGATCCTCTGGTGGGTATCGTCAGGCGGTGGACGAGATTATCAATTTTATAAGCTAA
- a CDS encoding VWA domain-containing protein produces MRYSVIGTMLALLSIFLLVSCNGAQQSQATDLSLAGSWELVDDSPSLGCFSELKFLDNPVSKRDPVSVHETTGDTTKIWIGEYEMEGNDIRVMLHEPQADPFIMTPDYNGNELKLQYEWNQANLVCSYKISSDSHSDPSEAQSENNSVIDNAQTPPLTDEEILMGPPGRFADPNYDAKTVEEALDQLSNDMTADEYMEELLLLLAEDYRTYVTTFNNFDTGIKVDNERPDGGITLPPSKKLHISILLDASGSMGSKIKGISKMDSAKEAIQSFSEKLPENAEVSVRVYGHKGSGSQKDKELSCKSTEEIFQGRGDQADQIKTVLESVNPAGWTPIANALDLVKEDIDPETTDSVVYVVSDGIETCGGDPVKVAKELNQSKVKTVVNIIGFDVDHEGQKLLRQVAVSGGGEFTSADDDESLKKILDKAYEKLRGEWVRWKEEGEGDANTQKEKKQGELNVTREVMQKYAVQEYDHLQAALKYLETKYGKSFPRHEIYMMSTNRKNFLWQYARDKGAELYKEVTNNGKQVYEDIKEEGDKNIEDLNQKKNNN; encoded by the coding sequence ATGAGATATTCGGTAATAGGTACGATGTTGGCATTATTGTCTATTTTCTTACTGGTGAGTTGTAATGGGGCCCAACAATCGCAAGCTACAGACCTCAGCTTAGCAGGGAGCTGGGAGCTTGTCGACGATTCCCCATCCTTAGGTTGCTTCTCCGAATTGAAATTTCTAGATAATCCCGTTTCTAAGCGTGACCCGGTATCTGTGCATGAAACAACGGGAGATACGACGAAGATTTGGATTGGTGAATATGAGATGGAGGGTAACGATATTCGGGTTATGTTGCATGAGCCCCAAGCGGATCCATTCATCATGACACCCGATTATAACGGTAATGAATTAAAGCTCCAGTACGAATGGAACCAGGCAAATCTAGTCTGCTCGTACAAGATTTCCTCTGATTCACACTCAGATCCAAGCGAAGCCCAATCCGAAAATAACAGCGTTATAGATAACGCTCAAACACCTCCCTTAACAGACGAAGAAATATTAATGGGACCCCCAGGTCGCTTTGCCGATCCTAATTATGATGCGAAAACGGTTGAAGAGGCTCTTGATCAATTATCGAATGATATGACGGCCGATGAATATATGGAAGAGTTACTCCTCTTATTGGCTGAAGACTATCGTACTTACGTCACAACCTTTAACAACTTTGATACCGGAATTAAGGTAGATAATGAACGGCCTGACGGCGGGATTACATTACCTCCAAGCAAGAAATTGCACATTTCGATCTTACTTGATGCCAGCGGCAGTATGGGGTCGAAGATTAAAGGAATATCCAAGATGGATTCAGCCAAAGAGGCGATTCAGAGCTTTTCCGAGAAATTACCTGAAAATGCAGAGGTATCTGTGAGAGTATATGGCCATAAAGGATCAGGAAGCCAAAAAGATAAGGAGCTCTCCTGTAAAAGTACGGAAGAGATCTTTCAAGGTCGGGGTGACCAGGCAGATCAGATCAAAACGGTGCTCGAAAGTGTCAACCCAGCTGGATGGACACCTATCGCAAATGCGTTAGATTTGGTAAAAGAGGACATCGATCCGGAGACAACCGATTCCGTGGTCTACGTAGTCAGTGACGGCATTGAAACCTGTGGCGGTGATCCGGTGAAAGTAGCCAAAGAACTCAATCAGTCCAAGGTGAAGACAGTTGTCAATATCATTGGCTTTGATGTGGATCATGAAGGACAGAAGCTGCTGCGACAGGTTGCTGTCTCCGGTGGTGGAGAGTTTACTTCTGCTGATGACGATGAGTCACTCAAGAAGATTCTAGATAAAGCCTATGAGAAATTACGAGGCGAATGGGTCAGGTGGAAAGAAGAAGGGGAAGGAGATGCCAATACTCAAAAGGAGAAAAAACAGGGGGAGCTCAATGTGACCCGGGAAGTAATGCAAAAATATGCTGTACAGGAATATGATCATCTTCAAGCTGCACTGAAGTATTTGGAGACGAAATACGGCAAGTCGTTCCCACGCCACGAAATCTATATGATGAGTACAAATCGCAAAAATTTCCTCTGGCAATATGCCCGCGATAAAGGAGCAGAATTATATAAAGAGGTTACGAATAACGGGAAACAGGTTTATGAAGATATAAAAGAAGAAGGAGACAAGAACATAGAGGATCTAAATCAGAAAAAGAACAATAATTAA